One Deltaproteobacteria bacterium genomic window carries:
- a CDS encoding pyridoxamine 5'-phosphate oxidase family protein: protein MTKAERETFLAQTRPGILSVVELGRGPLTVPIWYSYEPGGVVRMVTGGSSKKAALLRTAGRASLCVQTETPPYQYVSVEGPITIGTPDFERDGRQMAIRYLGEQMGEMYLAMTADERTGSVLVSLKPERWLSVDYKKMA from the coding sequence ATGACGAAGGCGGAGCGTGAAACGTTCCTGGCGCAAACGCGTCCGGGCATCTTGAGTGTGGTCGAACTGGGGCGCGGGCCGCTCACCGTTCCCATCTGGTACAGCTACGAACCGGGTGGCGTCGTGCGCATGGTTACCGGCGGCTCGTCGAAGAAGGCCGCGCTCTTGCGCACAGCAGGCCGCGCCAGCTTGTGCGTGCAGACCGAGACGCCGCCGTATCAATACGTCAGCGTCGAAGGTCCGATCACCATCGGCACGCCGGACTTCGAGCGCGACGGTCGTCAAATGGCGATCCGCTACCTAGGCGAGCAGATGGGCGAGATGTATCTCGCCATGACCGCCGACGAGCGAACCGGCAGCGTCCTGGTGTCGTTGAAGCCGGAGCGCTGGCTGTCGGTGGACTACAAGAAGATGGCGTAG
- a CDS encoding acyl-CoA/acyl-ACP dehydrogenase: protein MPHIYGLDETASEFASAASRIAADVAASHAAEVDAQAIFPAVSITALAERGFFGLCVAPDFGGKGQGPRTFAAVVEELAGACASTAMIYVMHVTAAQAIASSSTLSYRDDVLRQIAAGRHLTTLALSEKGSRSQFWAPVSQLVEQNGGYVTSAAKSWVTAAGRADSYVASAQRPGAASPLESTIYFVRRGAPGVRVSAGFDGLGLRGNDSAPITIDNLRLVAGDLVSAMGEGAKTMLEVILPWFAIGTAAMASGLCRAALAATSAHLVGQGFEHSGSRLRDLPNLRARLAQMSVRTEQVRALLGYTLGEMERPSATTPLYVLQTRLASLEAAIDVTDAAMKACGGAAFSKHLPIERLFRDARAGWVMAPTVDHLHDFIGRALTGMELFG, encoded by the coding sequence ATGCCTCACATCTACGGTCTCGATGAGACCGCCAGCGAATTCGCATCGGCAGCCAGTCGCATTGCCGCGGACGTGGCCGCCTCGCACGCGGCGGAAGTCGACGCGCAGGCGATTTTTCCCGCCGTGAGCATCACCGCGCTCGCCGAGCGTGGCTTCTTTGGCCTGTGCGTTGCGCCGGACTTTGGCGGCAAAGGGCAGGGGCCGCGCACCTTTGCCGCCGTGGTCGAAGAGCTCGCCGGCGCGTGCGCCTCAACCGCGATGATCTACGTGATGCACGTCACCGCCGCGCAAGCGATCGCGTCGTCGAGTACGTTGTCGTATCGCGACGACGTGCTGCGACAAATCGCCGCGGGTCGTCACCTCACGACGCTTGCGCTGTCGGAGAAGGGCTCGCGGTCACAGTTCTGGGCGCCGGTATCGCAACTCGTCGAGCAGAACGGCGGCTATGTCACCAGCGCGGCGAAGTCGTGGGTGACCGCGGCCGGGCGCGCCGACTCGTATGTAGCCAGCGCGCAGCGACCAGGCGCGGCCTCACCGCTCGAGTCGACGATCTATTTCGTGCGTCGCGGTGCGCCCGGAGTACGCGTGAGCGCGGGATTCGACGGGCTCGGGTTGCGCGGCAACGACTCGGCGCCCATCACCATCGACAACCTGCGCCTGGTCGCCGGCGATCTGGTGAGCGCGATGGGCGAAGGCGCAAAGACCATGCTCGAAGTCATCCTGCCGTGGTTCGCGATCGGCACTGCGGCGATGGCCAGCGGCCTGTGCCGCGCGGCGCTCGCCGCCACTAGCGCGCACTTGGTGGGCCAGGGCTTCGAGCACAGCGGCAGTCGCTTGCGCGATTTGCCGAATCTGCGCGCCAGGCTAGCGCAGATGAGCGTGCGCACCGAGCAGGTGCGGGCGCTGCTCGGCTACACGTTGGGCGAAATGGAGCGGCCCTCGGCGACCACACCGCTGTATGTATTGCAGACGCGGCTAGCATCGCTCGAGGCCGCCATCGACGTCACCGACGCCGCGATGAAGGCGTGCGGCGGCGCCGCGTTCTCGAAGCACTTGCCGATCGAACGCCTGTTCCGCGACGCCCGTGCCGGATGGGTAATGGCGCCGACCGTCGATCATCTGCACGATTTCATCGGCCGAGCGTTGACGGGAATGGAGTTGTTCGGGTGA
- a CDS encoding phosphate/phosphite/phosphonate ABC transporter substrate-binding protein produces the protein MPDSTILLGAVAYDPKVVTIWEGIRGHFQEQGVAMDFALFSNYERQVASLLAGHIDVAWNTPLAHVQVQRRTHGRSCALGMRDSDRDFHAKVVVRKDAGIRSLADLAGKTLAVGSRDSTQARMLPLHFLKEDGVDLARVKILAFDTDVGKHGDTGRSELDVLAALNDGRAHAGTVGDYIWIVEQAAGRVDPAKLEVLWTTPGFDHCMFDAHPNIASEKLDAFKRALFAMQWENPAHRRLMELEGLRKWMPPREEGYDSLRAALDDQGGW, from the coding sequence ATGCCAGATTCAACCATTCTACTCGGCGCGGTTGCCTACGATCCGAAGGTCGTGACGATCTGGGAAGGCATTCGCGGACACTTCCAGGAGCAGGGCGTGGCGATGGATTTCGCGCTGTTCTCCAACTACGAGCGCCAGGTGGCGTCGCTGCTGGCGGGACACATCGACGTAGCGTGGAACACACCGCTGGCGCACGTGCAGGTGCAGCGCCGCACGCACGGCCGTTCGTGCGCGCTCGGCATGCGCGACAGTGATCGCGACTTCCACGCCAAGGTGGTGGTGCGCAAGGACGCCGGCATCAGGTCGCTTGCCGATCTCGCCGGCAAGACACTCGCCGTCGGCAGCCGCGACTCCACGCAGGCGCGCATGCTGCCGCTGCACTTCTTGAAGGAAGACGGCGTCGATCTCGCGCGCGTAAAAATCCTCGCGTTTGATACCGACGTCGGCAAGCATGGCGACACCGGCCGCAGCGAGCTCGACGTGCTGGCCGCGCTCAACGACGGGCGCGCGCACGCCGGCACGGTCGGCGACTACATCTGGATCGTCGAGCAAGCGGCCGGTCGCGTCGATCCGGCGAAGCTCGAAGTGTTGTGGACCACGCCCGGCTTTGATCACTGCATGTTCGACGCGCATCCGAACATCGCGAGCGAAAAACTCGACGCGTTCAAACGTGCGCTGTTTGCGATGCAGTGGGAGAACCCGGCGCACCGCCGGTTGATGGAGTTGGAAGGTTTACGAAAGTGGATGCCGCCGCGGGAAGAAGGCTACGACAGCCTGCGCGCCGCGCTTGACGATCAGGGCGGGTGGTGA
- a CDS encoding ferritin-like domain-containing protein produces the protein METSAIPLASIAIDGGDLPLGGGLLALVRPALDRFDPGGVLAVLSSSRAVREDLPSWCRVERHEYLGCEATTDGRDRHLIQRGTHGVAAGDREHGITLPQRDGRLTAADMLAAVPMPPHSQPTSGFAPRGAVVEPGGPAYPFTLLERDHVAPPEVAMLYDQAVAAQWDATRDIPWHTVRPLPDALEAAVGQVMTFLAENELAALYVPANFLPRIHPAYVEVAMFLASQLADEARHIDVFLKRARAGGGGVGMSSATTSRSLHSLLTLTDFSGAAFLLSVLGEGTFLDLLRFVEEHAPDDATAELTRRARTDEARHVHFGIAHVSHGLAHDPTLAARLEAAVRRRAATLHDAGGAPAPLIDALTILAARGTDPRAIARGHEAVRELLHTMHEARTRRLQSAGFTAEQAEILSELHTPNFM, from the coding sequence ATGGAGACTTCTGCAATCCCACTAGCCTCGATCGCCATCGACGGCGGCGACCTACCGCTCGGCGGAGGATTGCTGGCGCTCGTGCGTCCTGCCCTCGACCGATTCGATCCGGGCGGCGTGCTGGCGGTGCTGTCGTCGTCGCGCGCAGTGCGCGAGGATCTGCCGTCGTGGTGTCGCGTCGAGAGGCATGAGTATCTCGGTTGCGAAGCTACAACCGATGGCCGTGATCGACATTTGATCCAACGAGGGACGCATGGTGTCGCCGCCGGCGACCGCGAGCACGGCATCACGCTGCCGCAACGCGATGGCCGCCTGACCGCGGCGGACATGCTCGCCGCGGTACCGATGCCGCCGCACTCGCAGCCGACGAGTGGTTTCGCCCCGCGTGGCGCAGTGGTCGAACCGGGTGGGCCGGCGTATCCCTTCACGCTGCTCGAACGCGACCACGTCGCGCCGCCCGAAGTCGCGATGCTGTACGACCAAGCCGTTGCCGCGCAGTGGGACGCAACCCGCGACATCCCGTGGCACACCGTGCGTCCGCTGCCCGACGCGCTGGAAGCGGCCGTCGGCCAGGTGATGACGTTCCTCGCCGAGAACGAATTGGCGGCCCTCTACGTCCCGGCGAACTTCCTGCCGCGCATTCATCCGGCGTATGTCGAAGTGGCGATGTTCTTGGCGAGCCAGCTCGCCGACGAAGCGCGACACATCGACGTGTTCCTCAAGCGCGCGCGGGCCGGCGGTGGCGGTGTGGGAATGTCATCCGCGACGACTTCGCGGTCGTTGCACTCGCTGCTGACGCTCACCGACTTCAGCGGAGCGGCGTTCTTGCTCTCGGTGTTGGGCGAAGGAACGTTTCTCGACTTGCTGCGTTTTGTCGAAGAGCACGCACCCGACGACGCCACCGCAGAGCTGACGCGCCGCGCGCGCACCGACGAAGCTCGCCACGTCCACTTCGGCATCGCGCATGTGAGTCACGGGCTTGCGCACGATCCAACGTTGGCGGCGCGTCTCGAGGCCGCGGTGCGCCGCCGCGCCGCGACGTTGCACGACGCCGGCGGCGCGCCCGCCCCATTGATCGATGCGCTAACGATTCTCGCCGCGCGCGGCACCGACCCGCGCGCCATCGCGCGCGGTCACGAAGCCGTGCGCGAGTTACTCCACACCATGCACGAAGCCCGCACCCGGCGTTTGCAGAGCGCCGGCTTCACGGCAGAGCAAGCCGAGATTCTCTCCGAGTTGCACACGCCGAATTTCATGTGA